A genomic region of Fusarium oxysporum Fo47 chromosome VI, complete sequence contains the following coding sequences:
- a CDS encoding CCR4-NOT core subunit CDC39, producing MVPPPRAGSFSPNPAQILQTGSSHSPHPSQAAILSAGASPSASSPTGTNSLTKIVVAQVYLLLSTIKEDKDRAKWELQVDQLKKLIDEHGMEVFTKYFTRLVAGNAPQIFPGLNRPGTSPNNYHILVAEMQKISHDPNQASKIAESIESATEDIFRDFDLSTFMEHFKLDALEKTILALAFKLTSRADLKTKADAILSTNFPSFIDILSRFDLDAHADLSPSFIALILDRFLQYHPPSFNASSMHELETRVINRWIDQTPERTPPSEILAALDLSRVLADRPFNGLVRYIQKTGIDFTRDEETCVSYLQNRPSSLQLGPEQVSAAMTFTAISQSPQQDTGVLVAALRRVLPKSFDWMEVIILFDQPSARVSSQQFLRLYQAFLPIAQDSKSGLIVDIQRLWGGVWRNPEAQLSFVSAYASLTPDQLDATTIPGLQRSITIEEYANSPENVQERAIIAVKHPLISVAALSSIFNVALSSMLASTSIEAKRLFQEVVVPNLDIFLVSAFEVPRQHWAPMAVETLSSLFENFLYKRSPQYDFVLDSVWRKDKNWVIQRLVDTHAVKPMDLPVILEHAVKHNWLDTLVYQSNGFGVDLAALAHAEGYLDLSKWARFNAERSEEMYSTLLQFLMIKANLESQFQRGTSDDSSVKNTTTLQVRTVSALLRILEDFSPSPPRPELILVQRACIIAYPRLINYGEGYDDIIDANGREGNLLSPTANTRMEEHYKKMYSDEVQVRNIVEVLDRYKHSRDPLDQDVFACMIHGLFDEYSHYADYPLEALATTAVLFGGIISHKLVSSLPLQIGLGMILEAVRDHSPDEPMYKFGLQALMQLFIRFREWPAFCRQLCQIPGLHNTEVFKKAEEVVREHEEEMARGRNGAGTPHGLGFQGDGFPNGNSDELTSVERQAPAFAALNVDPPATDVEFEDPDEDAQDKVQFVLNNITEGTLQAMCQELRETMERRHQQWFASHLVEERAKMQPNYHHVYLELVKLFEDKALWSEVLRETYISVCRMLNSEATMQNSTERTHLKNLGGWLGLLTLARDRPIKHKNIAFKQLLIEAHDTKRLIVVIPFVCKVLTQGATSAVFRPPNPWLMDIIHLLIELYHHAELKLNLKFEIEVLCKGLNLDHRSIEPSGEILNRPVIEEPAETLPPEQLDAFENLSLNGIGSGVGAGLSPQALAPTIPDLGPLITIPPTNEMVVSTTRLHEIVRTALSRALQDIIQPVVDRSVTIAAISTQQMIHKDFAIEPDENRVRNSAISMVKATAGSLALVTSKEPLRANFTNYMRNLSTDLSQGLPEGTIIMCVNSNLDLACNIIEKQAEERAVPEIEEMIEPELEARRRHRLQRPNDPYFDSSLSRWAMAIPNPFKLSPNVNGLNPEQMAIYEDFARQPRSAALPAPSHGPSASDATRSLANEVLQDQFSSIPSIPTPAETPSIQQHLGAQMQPYAPPHTGANAMTNGRSPGFQMDVRNLAERVNKLLQELMRVATESPHEHFLDLPRPSPLVDVVDALVQHIIKTSQSHEDFSIYAAEQIIQLIFSQVDDNLALESLVHVLETLRKIAGPVLNSRVRTLFSQQPGSTFLSLPLLAALVRTDLLDWRNIDLAMSKALQARKEGSLDFLEHLLDLTLLDSRPIALYADFALTLDAAWSWISDDPDSAAGQRIKSKLTNSGLTRPTRADSQALQHEQIEYVFDEWIHLCRNHNASEKAVMAFVQQLHAKGVMENRDDLFVFIRVTIDLSVERFDYIVHSGSLADAYVMVDALAKLIATFIGMGFEPTSTRPAFIDSVLSLIELILVNHHVKRGEQLSQRVFFRLLSMLFYEIQGISESLAEDERREILLRIARRLFKINPLYVPGFVYGWMSLVQHRAFMPAILQLPNGVGWGPFSDLLCQLLDTLGDQLKVFEVSNVAKDIYRACFKLLVILQHDFPEFVVANHAKLCSSIPPHCTQLINAVLAANPQQSPRFNELGGKIQFDDMRLFAGLMNEASVTLQSRSLLKVLDQALQSGPNEDIVANITHAMTHDTPKASTYGHVPVVANTSVIDAVVLYIGHRAVEKATQTGTDLSLTGDENEVSLLSLIIHELPAEARYYILVSLVNQLRYPSAHTAFFSQALLSIFAKDLGDPEEDEFREDITRVLLERLVSFWPQPWGLLYTVVELVKNEDKYGFFKLPFIDDESHEVAKKFADVLQRA from the exons ATGGTCCCACCACCTCGAGCGGGATCATTTTCGCCCAATCCTGCGCAGATACTACAGACGGGTTCGAGCCATTCTCCTCACCCATCGCAGGCCGCCATTCTCAGTGCTGGCGCAAGCCCAAGCGCCAGCAGTCCAACGGGCACTAATTCCCTGACCAAGATCGTCGTGGCACAGGTCTATCTTCTGCTCAGTACTATCAAGGAGGACAAGGACCGTGCTAAGTGGGAGCTGCAGGTTGACCAATTGAAGAAG CTTATCGATGAACACGGAATGGAAGTGTTTACTAAGTATTTCACCCGGCTCGTTGCCGGCAATGCGCCCCAGATATTCCCTGGCCTCAACAGGCCCGGCACAAGCCCGAACAACTATCACATTCTTGTTGCCGAGATGCAGAAGATCTCGCACGATCCCaatcaagcaagcaagattGCTGAATCAATTGAGAGTGCCACGGAGGACATCTTCCGCGACTTTGATCTTTCAACCTTTATGGAACATTTCAAGCTCGATGCATTAGAGAAGACTATATTAGCTCTAGCCTTTAAGCTCACTTCTCGAGCAGATTTAAAGACGAAAG CCGACGCTATATTATCTACTAACTTCCCCTCGTTCATCGATATCCTTTCTCGATTTGACCTCGACGCCCATGCCGATTTAAGCCCATCTTTCATCGCCCTGATTCTGGACCGGtttcttcaatatcatccTCCGAGCTTTAATGCTTCTTCTATGCACGAATTGGAAACACGTGTCATCAACCGATGGATCGATCAGACTCCCGAGCGTACACCGCCTTCCGAAATCCTCGCGGCTCTCGATCTCAGTCGAGTGCTCGCTGATAGGCCTTTCAATGGGCTAGTTCGATATATCCAAAAGACGGGCATCGATTTCACCAGAGACGAGGAAACATGTGTCTCGTATTTACAGAACCGCCCCAGCAGCTTGCAGTTGGGCCCCGAACAAGTTTCGGCTGCGATGACCTTCACGGCCATTAGTCAAAGCCCACAGCAAGATACTGGTGTTCTGGTTGCTGCTCTCAGGAGAGTCCTACCGAAATCATTCGACTGGATGGAGGTCATCATTCTGTTCGACCAACCATCGGCTCGTGTTTCTTCTCAGCAGTTCCTTCGACTTTACCAAGCTTTCTTGCCAATTGCACAGGACTCCAAGTCTGGCTTGATAGTGGATATTCAGAGGTTATGGGGCGGCGTTTGGAGGAATCCAGAGGCTCAGCTCTCTTTTGTTAGTGCCTATGCCTCTTTAACCCCCGATCAGCTAGACGCGACGACAATTCCCGGGCTCCAGCGCAGCATTACTATTGAGGAATACGCCAACTCCCCTGAGAATGTACAAGAGCGAGCAATAATCGCCGTCAAGCATCCGTTAATATCCGTTGCCGCGCTTTCCTCGATCTTCAATGTTGCGCTCAGTTCCATGTTGGCATCGACGAGTATCGAGGCAAAGAGGCTCTTCCAGGAAGTGGTAGTCCCGAATCTGGACATCTTCCTGGTCTCCGCCTTCGAAGTACCTCGGCAGCATTGGGCCCCAATGGCTGTAGAAACACTCAGTTCTTTGTTCGAAAATTTCCTTTATAAGCGTTCGCCCCAATACGACTTTGTTCTAGATAGTGTCTGGAGGAAAGACAAGAACTGGGTCATTCAGCGCTTGGTAGACACCCATGCTGTTAAGCCGATGGACCTTCCGGTTATTCTCGAGCACGCTGTAAAGCATAATTGGCTTGACACGCTGGTGTACCAGTCAAATGGATTTGGAGTCGATTTAGCCGCTCTGGCCCATGCTGAAGGATATTTGGATTTGTCCAAGTGGGCACGGTTCAATGCTGAGCGGAGTGAAGAGATGTATAGTACTCTGCTTCAGTTCTTGATGATAAAGGCCAACTTGGAGAGCCAGTTTCAGCGAGGAACTTCCGATGACTCTTCTGTTAAGAACACAACGACTCTCCAAGTTCGTACCGTATCAGCTTTACTGCGAATCCTCGAAGACTTTTCGCCAAGTCCTCCTAGGCCAGAATTGATCCTGGTTCAGCGCGCTTGCATTATTGCTTACCCCCGACTGATCAACTACGGCGAGGGTTACGACGATATCATCGACGCCAATGGAAGGGAGGGGAATCTCCTGTCTCCGACCGCCAATACCAGGATGGAGGAACACTACAAGAAGATGTATAGTGATGAAGTACAGGTTCGCAATATAGTCGAGGTCTTAGACCGCTATAAGCATTCCAGGGATCCTCTGGATCAGGATGTTTTCGCATGTATGATCCATGGGCTCTTCGATGAGTATTCTCACTATGCCGACTATCCTCTGGAAGCTCTGGCAACAACCGCAGTTCTATTCGGTGGCATCATTTCGCATAAGCTCGTTTCAAGCTTGCCTCTTCAAATTGGACTGGGCATGATTTTGGAAGCTGTTAGGGACCATTCTCCTGATGAACCTATGTACAAGTTTGGCCTCCAGGCACTGATGCAGTTGTTCATTCGCTTCCGAGAATGGCCTGCCTTTTGCAGACAGCTCTGCCAGATTCCTGGACTCCATAACACAGAAGTTTTCAAAAAGGCAGAGGAGGTCGTTCGTGAGCACGAAGAAGAGATGGCCCGTGGGCGTAACGGCGCCGGAACACCTCATGGACTAGGATTTCAAGGCGATGGTTTCCCTAATGGAAACTCGGATGAGCTGACCAGTGTTGAGCGTCAAGCGCCTGCGTTTGCTGCTCTGAACGTCGATCCACCAGCTACGGACGTTGAGTTTGAAGATCCTGACGAGGATGCCCAGGACAAGGTCCAGTTCGTTCTCAACAATATCACCGAAGGCACACTACAGGCCATGTGTCAAGAACTTCGGGAGACCATGGAGCGCCGACATCAACAATGGTTTGCTAGCCATCTTGTTGAGGAGCGCGCCAAGATGCAGCCAAACTACCACCATGTTTATCTCGAACTGGTTAAACTGTTTGAAGACAAGGCTCTCTGGAGTGAGGTCCTGAGGGAGACTTACATCAGCGTGTGCCGAATGCTGAACTCGGAGGCGACCATGCAGAACTCAACGGAAAGAACTCACCTTAAAAATCTCGGAGGCTGGCTAGGTCTTCTGACTCTGGCACGAGATCGTCCCATCAAACACAAGAATATCGCTTTCAAGCAGCTTTTGATTGAGGCGCATGATACGAAACGACTCATCGTTGTTATCCCGTTCGTGTGCAAAGTTCTGACTCAAGGCGCCACATCAGCCGTTTTCAGGCCCCCGAATCCATGGCTTATGGATATCATCCATTTGCTAATTGAGCTTTATCATCATGCCGAGCTGAAACTCAACCTCAAGTTTGAGATTGAGGTCTTGTGCAAGGGTTTGAACCTCGATCACAGGAGCATCGAACCTTCGGGCGAAATTCTGAACCGACCCGTCATTGAAGAACCGGCAGAGACCCTCCCCCCTGAACAACTGGACGCTTTTGAGAATCTATCTCTCAATGGCATCGGGTCCGGTGTGGGTGCTGGACTCTCACCTCAGGCTCTTGCGCCAACCATTCCTGACCTTGGTCCCCTGATTACTATCCCCCCAACTAATGAGATGGTTGTCAGCACTACTCGTCTTCATGAGATTGTTCGTACGGCCCTCAGCCGTGCTCTGCAAGATATAATCCAGCCTGTCGTTGATCGCTCCGTTACAATTGCCGCCATATCTACGCAGCAGATGATACACAAGGACTTCGCTATAGAGCCTGACGAGAACCGTGTACGCAACTCTGCTATTAGCATGGTAAAAGCCACCGCCGGTAGCCTTGCCCTCGTTACATCCAAGGAACCCCTTCGCGCCAACTTCACCAACTACATGCGAAACCTCTCGACCGATCTCTCTCAAGGACTCCCCGAGGGCACAATTATTATGTGTGTTAACTCTAACCTGGACTTAGCCTGCAATATcattgagaagcaggctgaggAAAGGGCTGTCCCTGAAATTGAGGAGATGATCGAACCGGAGCTCGAGGCTCGTCGACGACATCGCCTTCAAAGACCCAACGATCCTTACTTCGACTCGAGCCTCAGCCGGTGGGCCATGGCTATTCCTAATCCTTTCAAGTTATCGCCGAATGTCAACGGCCTCAACCCTGAGCAGATGGCCATTTATGAAGACTTCGCCAGGCAACCACGAAGCGCCGCGCTTCCCGCACCTTCACATGGCCCATCAGCATCCGATGCGACCAGATCTTTGGCCAACGAGGTGCTACAGGATCAATTTAGTTCTATCCCTAGTATTCCGACTCCTGCGGAGACTCCCTCAATTCAGCAGCATTTGGGTGCTCAAATGCAGCCCTATGCACCCCCTCATACCGGTGCTAATGCAATGACTAACGGTAGATCACCCGGCTTCCAGATGGATGTTCGTAATCTAGCCGAGCGGGTCAATAAGCTACTTCAGGAACTCATGAGGGTGGCCACCGAGTCTCCTCATGAACATTTCTTGGACCTACCGCGCCCATCTCCTCTTGTGGACGTTGTTGATGCGCTCGTCCAGCACATCATCAAGACTTCGCAGAGCCATGAAGATTTTTCCATTTACGCTGCGGAACAAATCATTCAGCTTATCTTCTCACAGGTTGACGACAACCTGGCTCTCGAGAGCTTAGTTCATGTATTGGAGACACTTAGAAAGATTGCTGGTCCTGTTCTCAACAGCCGCGTTCGAACTCTCTTCAGCCAGCAGCCTGGCTCCACCTTCTTGAGTTTACCTCTGCTCGCGGCCTTGGTTCGGACGGACCTTTTGGATTGGAGAAACATCGATCTGGCTATGTCGAAAGCACTGCAGGCCCGCAAAGAGGGATCTCTTGACTTTTTGGAGCACCTACTCGACCTCACGCTGCTCGACTCCCGCCCGATTGCTTTGTATGCCGACTTTGCCCTGACGCTGGACGCAGCTTGGTCATGGATCTCAGATGACCCCGATTCTGCCGCTGGGCAACGGATCAAGTCAAAGCTCACCAACTCCGGTCTAACACGGCCGACTCGCGCTGACAGTCAGGCTCTCCAACACGAACAGATAGAATATGTTTTCGACGAATGGATCCATCTTTGCCGCAACCATAATGCCTCTGAGAAGGCTGTCATGGCGTTCGTGCAGCAGCTGCACGCTAAAGGGGTTATGGAGAACAGGGATGACCTCTTTGTCTTCATCCGCGTCACCATCGACCTGTCGGTTGAGCGCTTCGACTACATTGTCCACAGTGGTTCCCTTGCCGATGCCTATGTCATGGTAGATGCTCTTGCTAAGCTCATTGCAACGTTCATCGGGATGGGCTTTGAGCCAACATCTACTCGCCCCGCATTTATCGACTCGGTGCTTTCACTTATTGAGCTCATTCTTGTCAACCATCATGTCAAGCGCGGAGAGCAGCTGAGCCAGCGCGTTTTCTTCAGATTGCTGTCCATGCTCTTTTACGAAATTCAGGGGATTTCAGAGAGCCTGGCTGAGGATGAGCGTCGTGAAATTCTTCTGAGGATCGCTCGGCGactgttcaagatcaaccctTTATATGTTCCCGGCTTTGTTTACGGCTGGATGTCTCTTGTTCAGCACCGTGCTTTCATGCCAGCAATTCTGCAGCTGCCCAACGGTGTTGGCTGGGGCCCCTTTTCCGACCTGCTCTGCCAATTGCTCGACACTCTCGGAGATCAGTTGAAGGTATTCGAGGTTTCTAACGTTGCCAAAGACATTTACCGCGCTTGCTTCAAGCTGCTCGTCATTCTGCAGCACGACTTCCCCGAATTTGTCGTGGCCAATCACGCCAAGCTTTGCTCTAGCATTCCACCTCATTGCACGCAGCTCATTAACGCTGTCCTGGCTGCCAATCCCCAGCAGAGTCCTAGGTTCAACGAGCTTGGTGGTAAGATCCAGTTCGACGATATGCGCCTTTTTGCCGGTCTTATGAATGAGGCCAGCGTGACACTTCAGTCTCGCAGTCTTCTCAAGGTCCTAGACCAAGCACTTCAGAGTGGACCAAATGAAGACATCGTTGCTAACATCACCCATGCCATGACACATGACACTCCAAAGGCATCTACTTACGGCCATGTGCCTGTCGTCGCCAACACCAGCGTGATTGACGCTGTTGTTCTCTATATCG